One part of the Candidatus Omnitrophota bacterium genome encodes these proteins:
- a CDS encoding V-type ATP synthase subunit K (produces ATP from ADP in the presence of a proton gradient across the membrane; the K subunit is a nonenzymatic component which binds the dimeric form by interacting with the G and E subunits), with amino-acid sequence MGDLLGQFKDLGLGAVLAFSALGSGLGAGVAGMSAIGAWKKAFAQNKIAPFLMVAFVGAPLTQTIYGMILMNRMADLISQGSFLWGIGILSGLAMGISALMQGKAAAVACDALGETGKGFGNYIVVLGIIETVALFVMVFTLGILAKF; translated from the coding sequence ATGGGAGATTTGTTAGGACAATTTAAAGATTTGGGATTAGGGGCAGTGCTTGCCTTTTCTGCTCTGGGTTCAGGTTTAGGTGCGGGAGTAGCAGGAATGTCGGCAATTGGCGCTTGGAAAAAAGCCTTTGCTCAAAATAAAATTGCTCCCTTTCTCATGGTTGCTTTTGTAGGTGCACCTTTAACCCAGACCATTTACGGCATGATTCTGATGAACAGAATGGCAGATTTAATTTCTCAAGGGAGTTTTTTGTGGGGCATAGGAATTCTTTCGGGATTAGCAATGGGAATTTCCGCTTTAATGCAAGGAAAAGCAGCTGCGGTTGCCTGCGATGCATTGGGAGAAACTGGGAAAGGTTTTGGTAACTACATTGTGGTTTTGGGAATTATTGAGACCGTGGCTTTATTTGTGATGGTGTTCACCTTGGGTATTTTAGCCAAGTTTTAG
- a CDS encoding IS1595 family transposase, translating into MKRQCPKCGHHWAWKCKDNRFKCHKCRYIYTFKSIWDSFRISEKDKKKLLEYFVLGVPGYRLRFRTKISYKTIKRFFTVIRKLLSIREECCEPLTGEIECDETTFGGKRPGKRGWGACGKIIVFGILKRNGMIRVFPIAKRKNDIVQKLIQYHTKPGSLYYTDDWHAYATLALRGEHVVVSKEKGKPKGRDHINSIEGFWSYAKHWLYQYRGIPKKFFHFLFERNFV; encoded by the coding sequence ATGAAACGGCAATGTCCAAAATGTGGACACCACTGGGCATGGAAATGTAAAGATAACAGATTTAAGTGTCACAAATGTAGATACATATATACTTTTAAGAGTATCTGGGATTCCTTTAGGATATCTGAAAAGGATAAAAAGAAACTTTTGGAATATTTTGTTTTGGGAGTTCCTGGTTATCGGCTCAGGTTTAGAACTAAAATATCTTATAAGACAATCAAGAGATTTTTTACAGTTATTCGCAAGTTGTTGAGCATTAGAGAAGAATGTTGCGAACCACTTACAGGTGAAATTGAGTGTGATGAGACGACATTTGGAGGTAAAAGACCTGGTAAACGTGGTTGGGGTGCTTGTGGTAAAATTATTGTTTTTGGTATTTTGAAACGGAATGGTATGATACGGGTATTTCCTATTGCCAAAAGAAAAAATGATATTGTTCAAAAGTTGATACAATATCATACAAAGCCAGGATCTCTTTACTACACTGATGATTGGCACGCGTATGCAACACTTGCTTTGCGAGGCGAGCATGTTGTTGTTAGCAAAGAGAAAGGAAAACCCAAAGGCAGAGACCATATTAATAGCATAGAAGGGTTCTGGAGTTATGCAAAACACTGGCTTTATCAGTATAGGGGAATTCCTAAAAAGTTTTTCCATTTTTTATTTGAGCGAAATTTCGTTTAG
- a CDS encoding PAS domain S-box protein: MWVPAFRKKALRSLFQNNQRFCHFFILNEDKLWEIRGASIHSTLDIKRKESPAGYFFAARLWDEDYINELARITRTKIKLVFSPKESIAASKATTARGLITFFRKLPSWDNQAAAYLQVEITSPFILALAGILKGDFFTFIIFFGFIFVVITLAIFRWVSHPLRLITRALNKNDAAHLEPLKDNKDEFGVLSRILTRFLSEKDGLQYEINERKKIESMLRESERRYRLLAENTKDIIWTTDLKLNFTYISPSCKEILGYLPEELINQPAGKILSPTSIIEAGRVLKEELLREILPQKDLGRFRRIELEHIRKDGSSVFCELIVTFLRDEKGKATGILGVTRDITERRRMEEELRESERSLRQAQKLAHLGSWKYVPSENKTIWSEEMFHIYGLTPKDEAPSFEVLKEMVYEEDRQNWLKMLDAARHSGRFHNFEYRIVRPDGQIRWLLAEQSIQPKTDDSPRIIYGTVLDITERKRYEEELLAAHNRLKSLQEQLIQAEKLEAVGRLAAGVAHEVKNPLGIILQAVNYLEEKSALGNQEILKMIKDNIRRADNIISSLVDFSRATKLTLAAENINAILENSVKLIQPRVRLENIEIIRQFQDKLPFVLVDRIKMEQVFVNILVNAVEAMPEGGKIYLRTYKKRLDKPSLRIGDEKEDYFRINEDAVVVEIEDTGKGIAESELKEIFEPFFTTKCPDHGTGLGLAVSKNIIDLHKGLIEVKSKVGQGTCVIITLKIADTPSHTS; this comes from the coding sequence ATGTGGGTGCCTGCCTTTAGAAAAAAAGCCCTGAGGAGTCTCTTTCAAAATAACCAGCGTTTCTGTCATTTCTTTATTCTTAATGAAGATAAGTTATGGGAAATCCGAGGGGCGAGTATCCATTCTACCCTTGATATAAAAAGAAAAGAATCTCCCGCGGGTTATTTCTTTGCCGCCCGGCTCTGGGATGAAGACTATATAAATGAACTTGCACGTATAACCCGGACTAAGATTAAATTGGTTTTTTCTCCGAAAGAATCAATCGCCGCTTCTAAGGCCACGACCGCGAGAGGTTTAATCACCTTTTTTAGAAAACTTCCCTCCTGGGATAATCAGGCTGCGGCTTATCTACAAGTAGAGATAACATCTCCTTTTATTTTGGCGTTAGCAGGTATATTAAAAGGGGATTTCTTTACGTTCATTATCTTTTTTGGATTCATATTTGTTGTCATTACCTTGGCAATTTTTAGATGGGTGAGTCATCCCCTGCGGCTAATTACCCGTGCCTTGAATAAAAACGACGCCGCCCATTTAGAACCTCTTAAGGACAATAAAGACGAATTTGGTGTTTTATCGCGCATTTTAACCCGATTTTTAAGCGAAAAGGATGGATTACAATATGAAATTAATGAGCGCAAGAAAATAGAATCAATGCTGCGCGAAAGCGAAAGACGCTATCGGCTTCTGGCAGAAAACACCAAAGATATTATCTGGACAACCGACCTGAAATTAAATTTTACTTATATTAGCCCCTCCTGCAAGGAAATCTTAGGTTATCTTCCGGAAGAGTTAATCAACCAGCCGGCAGGTAAAATCTTAAGCCCCACGAGTATTATAGAGGCAGGCAGGGTATTAAAAGAAGAATTGCTGCGAGAAATCTTGCCCCAAAAAGATTTAGGACGCTTCCGCCGGATAGAACTTGAACATATCCGCAAAGACGGCTCATCGGTTTTTTGTGAATTGATAGTGACATTTTTACGCGATGAAAAAGGCAAGGCAACAGGCATTCTGGGAGTCACCCGCGATATTACCGAGCGCCGCAGGATGGAGGAGGAATTAAGAGAAAGCGAGAGATCACTTCGTCAGGCGCAAAAACTGGCACATTTAGGAAGCTGGAAATATGTCCCTTCAGAAAATAAAACCATCTGGTCAGAAGAGATGTTTCATATTTACGGACTTACGCCAAAAGATGAGGCGCCCTCCTTTGAAGTTTTAAAAGAGATGGTTTATGAAGAAGACCGCCAGAATTGGCTTAAAATGTTAGATGCCGCCAGACATTCAGGCAGATTCCATAATTTTGAATACCGCATTGTCAGACCCGATGGTCAGATTCGCTGGCTTTTGGCAGAACAGTCTATTCAGCCAAAGACCGATGATTCACCCCGGATAATTTATGGCACAGTGCTGGACATAACCGAACGCAAGCGATACGAAGAAGAGTTGCTCGCAGCACACAACCGACTCAAATCCCTTCAAGAGCAACTTATTCAGGCGGAAAAATTGGAGGCGGTCGGTCGGCTTGCCGCCGGTGTTGCCCACGAGGTAAAAAATCCTTTAGGGATAATTTTACAGGCGGTTAATTATCTGGAAGAAAAATCAGCTTTAGGGAATCAGGAGATCCTGAAGATGATAAAAGATAATATCCGGCGGGCGGATAATATCATCAGTTCTTTAGTTGACTTCTCCCGTGCTACTAAGCTAACTTTGGCAGCCGAAAATATAAATGCGATATTGGAGAATTCAGTTAAACTTATTCAGCCACGGGTTAGATTGGAGAACATAGAAATAATTAGGCAATTTCAAGATAAACTCCCTTTTGTTCTAGTTGATAGGATAAAGATGGAGCAGGTCTTTGTGAATATTTTGGTAAATGCGGTTGAGGCAATGCCCGAAGGCGGTAAGATTTATTTACGTACCTACAAAAAGAGATTGGATAAACCTTCGTTGCGTATTGGAGACGAAAAAGAAGATTATTTTAGGATAAATGAAGACGCCGTCGTTGTGGAAATAGAAGATACTGGTAAGGGGATTGCCGAGAGTGAATTAAAGGAAATCTTTGAGCCATTTTTTACCACCAAATGCCCTGACCATGGCACGGGTTTAGGTCTGGCGGTAAGCAAAAACATCATTGATTTGCATAAAGGGCTCATTGAGGTAAAAAGCAAAGTTGGCCAAGGCACCTGCGTAATTATTACCTTAAAGATAGCCGATACCCCTTCTCACACCTCGTAG
- a CDS encoding response regulator, which yields MPKKIRVLVVDDEEDFLRIAKLNLEESGRFEVMTLTSAKNLIENVHIFKPDLILMDLIMPGIGGIEACEMLNNDPLGQKIPIIVLSALDKDADKLAAYKKGAVGYLTKPIEKKDLIAKIEKALSTKIKDTP from the coding sequence ATGCCGAAAAAAATAAGGGTCTTGGTGGTCGATGATGAAGAGGATTTTTTAAGAATCGCAAAATTAAATCTGGAAGAATCAGGAAGATTTGAGGTCATGACCCTGACAAGCGCCAAGAATCTAATCGAAAATGTGCATATCTTTAAACCGGATTTAATTCTTATGGATTTAATTATGCCGGGAATCGGCGGCATTGAGGCATGTGAGATGTTAAATAACGACCCCTTGGGTCAAAAGATTCCGATCATTGTTCTTTCTGCTTTAGATAAAGACGCTGATAAACTGGCTGCCTATAAAAAGGGTGCGGTGGGCTATCTGACAAAGCCGATAGAAAAGAAGGATTTGATTGCCAAGATCGAAAAAGCCCTGTCAACCAAAATAAAAGATACGCCTTAG
- a CDS encoding CpaF/VirB11 family protein: MEGLNVKPANIIIAGGPGSGKTTLLNALFSFIPAKERIIVIEDTLRMRPDRVIVGEVRGKEAQDLMTAMNIGKYCMGTLHASTPRETVIRLESEPMNVPSVLVNLVDVFVVMRRYKIDGEIKRVIGEVAETAFLEGTSDGYAQFGITW, translated from the coding sequence GTGGAGGGGCTAAATGTTAAACCGGCAAATATAATTATTGCCGGAGGGCCCGGGTCAGGCAAGACCACGCTTCTTAATGCGCTTTTTAGTTTTATTCCTGCTAAAGAAAGAATTATAGTTATAGAAGATACATTACGTATGCGCCCTGATAGAGTAATTGTCGGAGAGGTGCGAGGCAAGGAGGCACAGGATTTAATGACAGCGATGAATATTGGCAAGTATTGCATGGGGACATTGCATGCTTCCACGCCTAGAGAAACGGTAATACGGCTTGAAAGCGAGCCGATGAATGTGCCCAGTGTATTAGTAAATTTAGTGGATGTCTTTGTTGTTATGCGCCGTTATAAGATAGACGGGGAAATTAAACGCGTTATAGGTGAAGTAGCCGAAACTGCCTTTCTAGAGGGGACTTCCGACGGTTATGCCCAGTTTGGGATAACCTGGTAA